The genomic interval CATCTGGATGTTGTAAATAAAACGCTGGTTGAAATTGGCGCTGCCGATAAACCAACAATCCTGGTTTTCAACAAGATTGACCTTTACAAGCCAGCTCATCAGGATGAAGAACTGGAAGACGAAGATCAGCCCGTTGCGACTGCACAAAGCATTCTGGAACAGCTGAAAAAGAGTTATCTTGTTGACAAGGCAGAAAAAGTTGTATTTATTTCAGCCCAGAAAAAGGAGAATATTGATGAGTTACGCAGCGTAATTTTCAAGATGGTAAAGGAAAAACACTTTGCTATTTATCCGAATTGGCTTGATCTGGGATATACTCCTGTAGAAACAGAAGATTAAGTGTTTGTAATTCAAACGAATTTTCACGAGTTTTGCACCCCGATTGATGATTAAGCCACTTTAAGATAGCTATCGCAAATCGTGGATTAAACGTTGAAAATTAAGACTGCGTAGTTCAACGGATAGAATAGGAGTTTCCTAAACTCTAGATATGGGTTCGATTCCCGTCGCGGTCACCAAGAGGGCGTCTCAAATTCAAATTGAGGTGCCCTCATTCGTTTCGATTTTCTTGTATTAGGATTTGGTGGTTTGGTAGCATTGTTAAAGCTAACAAGGCTATATAACAGAATATGACGAAAATAGGACCTTTATGCAGCCCTTTTTCTAATATTCTGTGCTATTGCAAGCAATCCCCACTCAATTTCGACCTTGTGCTTACCACGAAGCATAAACCGGCGGAATCCGTGGTTATTTTTAATATTACCAAAGACAGGTTCTACATCAAAACATCGCTTCTTTCGTTTTTCAATACCTTCTTCACTTTTCAAAAGTTCGTCTGCTTTCTTTTTCTGTCGTTCCAAATTCACATTGACCTGAATAATCCTTTCACTTTTCGACTTGTGACAGACACCGTTTAGTGGACATCCCTGACAATTGATAGCCTTGTAGAGTTTGGCTGTCTGCTCAAAACCCGTGACTGTTTTGCGTTTGCTGTTACCAATGTAGCGCATCTTCTGGCCCATTGGACAGATATAATGATCTGCCGCAGCGTTGTAAAAAAGCTTATCAGCACTGAATGGGTGCTTTTTATTGTAGGCGCGATTTTGACGCTTATCAAAGAGGCTATACTTTACATAAGCAGTTACATTTTTCCCTTCCAGCAAAGTATAATTTTCTTCCGAGCCGTAGCCAGCATCGGCAGTCAAACATTTGGGTGATGCACCAAAACTGTTTTCATGTTGTTGAAGATGCTCTGCAAGTGTGTTGGTATCAGTCGTATTAGAATGGATCGTGTAATTGACAATAAACTGGTTCGAAGTTGATATTTGCACATTGTAGGCCGGTTTAAGCTGACCATTTTTCATGTGATCTTCTTTCAGACGCATAAATGTGGCGTCAATATCAGTCTTACTGTAACTATTCCGCTCGCCTAAAATAGCCTCCTGCTTTTCGTAACGTTCGATATTGACCGGATAATGTTTGGTAACATACCCCAGTTTGGCCTTCATCTTCTTGTCTACATTGTCTTTTCCAGCCAGCACCTGATTGAGTTTATCAACAGTCTGCTGGACTTTTTCTTTATTGATCGTAGTCAGGTCTGGTGGATCTGGTAGGTTATCTTCACTGGCAGCAACACTCTGAGCATATTCCCAGATATGGGCCAGCTGCTTTTTCATCTTTTCCTTATTGGTCGTAATCGCCTTCTTC from Dyadobacter sp. NIV53 carries:
- a CDS encoding IS1182 family transposase yields the protein MGRRQPTFKPYHQHQLMLLPPSLDELIPKDHACRVVNDIVNRISLEPLNAAYHTTGSSSYHPQMLLKVLVYGYVSNIYSSRKLEAACKESIYFMYLSSMSYPDHNTINRFRGVRLKNALRAVFEQVVELLALEGFLSIEEVYTDGTKIEANANKYTFVWKKAITTNKEKMKKQLAHIWEYAQSVAASEDNLPDPPDLTTINKEKVQQTVDKLNQVLAGKDNVDKKMKAKLGYVTKHYPVNIERYEKQEAILGERNSYSKTDIDATFMRLKEDHMKNGQLKPAYNVQISTSNQFIVNYTIHSNTTDTNTLAEHLQQHENSFGASPKCLTADAGYGSEENYTLLEGKNVTAYVKYSLFDKRQNRAYNKKHPFSADKLFYNAAADHYICPMGQKMRYIGNSKRKTVTGFEQTAKLYKAINCQGCPLNGVCHKSKSERIIQVNVNLERQKKKADELLKSEEGIEKRKKRCFDVEPVFGNIKNNHGFRRFMLRGKHKVEIEWGLLAIAQNIRKRAA